A genomic region of Bombus fervidus isolate BK054 chromosome 17, iyBomFerv1, whole genome shotgun sequence contains the following coding sequences:
- the LOC139996118 gene encoding uncharacterized protein gives MDETRNYINLVLTVKKYPALYDLSCNDYHNRVVRNKMWRAVAQEVNASAAECKEKWKNLRASFSRHLRNQNTANSKAKKPYYMADYMDFLLPYSKLRRPDDSLNEEGPIAQENWNEEETASDTSSNYEKLNKSNQTMPEPERDGDSKNEEYTFVRSKTMRLTDDRLSHRCLDNCILAKKRDVDESINDADLLFFKSLLPDVRQMTRQEKRSFKISVLNLIDKILNEKESAMSIENDIPCAIVKNQQDERVDQF, from the exons atggatGAAACAAGGAATTACATAAACTTAGTATTAACAGTTAAAAAATATCCAGCGTTATATGATCTCAGTTGTAATGACTACCATAATAGGGTTGTACGAAATAAAATGTGGAGAGCGGTGGCGCAAGAAGTAAACGCTTCTG CTGCAGAATGTAAGGAGAAATGGAAGAATCTTCGCGCCAGCTTCAGTAGACATTTAAGAAATCAAAATACGGCGAATTCGAAAGCAAAAAAACCATATTACATGGCCGATTATATGGATTTTTTACTTCCTTATAGCAAACTTCGCAG GCCAGATGACAGTTTGAACGAGGAAGGACCAATAGCGCAGGAGAACTGGAACGAAGAGGAGACCGCTTCTGATACGTCCTCTAATTACgagaaattaaacaaatctAACCAAACGATGCCAGAACCAGAAAGAGATGGAGACTCGAAGAACGAAGAGTACACGTTCGTGAGGAGTAAAACGATGAGGCTTACAGACGACCGATTATCACATAGGTGCTTGGATAATTGTATCTTAGCCAAAAAACGAGATGTCGACGAATCGATTAATGATGCAGACTTACTGTTCTTTAAAAGCTTACTTCCAGACGTACGGCAGATGACGAGACAAGAAAAGAgaagttttaaaatatctgtatTGAATTTGATCGATAAAATACTAAACGAAAAGGAATCGGCAATGTCGATCGAAAACGATATTCCTTGCGCTATAGTAAAAAATCAACAGGACGAAAGGGTCGAtcagttttaa